taatgtcactggtcctcaataaagtgtcacttggggtcagatgtgtctgccgcagtttcgcagtcctgctaaaaatcgcagatcgccttcattaccagtaaaaacaataaaaaacaataaaaggccaTAAACCTATCccaaagtttgtagacgctatacctttcgcgcaaaccaatctatatacgcttattgcaattttgtttaccaataataagtagaagaataattattgacctaaactgatgaatacatttgttttttatacatatatttttgggatatgtattctagcggaaagtaaaaaataatagtttttttctaaattgtcagtctttttttgtttatgtcgaaaaaaataatttattgcagaggcgattaaataccaccaaaagaaagctctatttgtgggaataaaaggtcatacattttgtttgggtacagtgtggaatgatcgcgcagttgtcagttaaagcgacacgtgcggtattgcaaaaaatggcctggtcattaagggggtaaatccttctggggctgaagtggttaaacaggagaacctacagtaaaaaataattattttagaaCATCCTTGTGTGTGGAAGTCTCATGATTTTGGCGTTTCATTATCTGAGTACATTAGCTTTGCTTCTCAAATCTTGCTAGCAGATGTTCTGGAATGaagtaaatcttttttttctatttattgggAAGTTGAGTAGATTTGATTATGAGTAAGATAAGTACAAAATTATGTATTTATGATTGTAAAACAAGAAAACAGATTTAACTATTACACTTAGAAACCACAACTATTTTATATACCTAAACTTCCAGGATGTGCGGAAAGCATCCTCTATTCATGGTCAGTAATGTAGTCTTGGGCAGCTTTTCATCTTCCATGGTGCTGGCAGGCCACAGAAAACTGCCTTTTTCTTCAGAGACAGAAGAAGCCCAATTAGTAGGGGGTTCCATATTGTGAAGAAAAGCCCACCGATGCACAGTACATCACAGTCTTCTGCCTGTGAGGATGGAAGAGCCACtcaccttaagcctcgtacacaggaccgaggaactcggcgaaacacattgttttcctcatcaagttccttgttaggctgtcgaggaactcgacaaggcaagtttctccattcccgtcgaggaaaaagaagacatgctctctttttggctcgacgggatcctcgacagtttcctcgtcgaaaaatgtacacacgaccggtttcctcggcaaaaaaaaaaatctcagcaagtttcttgctggtttttgccgagaaactcggtcgtgtgtacgaggcctgagccatGGATCTTGAGCAAGATTGCCTACTGTTCTGAGGTCTATGGTGGGTGTATAGGGTTCAGAAGGATGTGGGAAGACGGTTGGACtaaaatgtaatagaaataagaagaAAACAACCTGAAATATTCATTACACTAGTCTTGTTCCAGCTGTTTCATAACTGgcgatgctgtaatatacaaccACATTCTTATCTCTAAGCCAAATGTAATCTTGTTTTGGCCTACATCGTTGACTCGTTGAAGGGCGTTTCCTGGCTTGAGTTTCCTGGACTGCTAAATCCAGGTATGAGTTTTCTAAATGGCTTACAGAGAACTACATAGATGAAAGGGTCCATGAATACATTGGTGGCAGCAAGCCACAAAGTACTTTCTTTAGATAGGAATAAATTTCTGTCGATGTTACAATCTGTTATGATTCCACCCTGGCTAAATGTATAGGGTACCCTCGTAAAATGGTAGGGCGCAAAGCACAGGAAAAATACAATTACTACAACAAAAACTTTGGCTTTGGTGTTCTTTCTCGAAGCTTTGTCTTTACTGTGAGATTTTACATAAGATTCATAAACCTTTTTGCTTATTATTGTATAAAAAACTGTCATGGAAATTAAAACGGACCAAAAAATCAATTGGCTGATGTAAGTGACAGCTTTGTGCCATCCTATGCCCAGTGGAGTTTTGAGGTTAGAACAGCGGTTAACATTTTCAGGTGTTGCTTTTGTGCTGTTTAACAACATGTTAGGCATTGATAGTCCAAATATGCCGATCCACACAGACAAAGATATCCATTTAGCTATACGAAGCCGATCCATGCATCCTCTTTTGTATGGTTGTACAATCTTAAGAAAGCGATCCAATCCTATGAGTCCAAGAAGTATTATATTGACGTACATAGCCGAGTAAAATACCACTGCAGAACAACGGCAGACAAAGACTTTCACCTGCCATGGTGCAAGTTCTGAATCTGTAACTATCTTAAAAGGCAGTGCCAGGGTCATAATTATATCAGCTGCCACAGTATTTTTAAGATATACAATAAAAACACTGTTGGTAGggactttgcaaaaaatacaaacGGATAGGCTGTTCATGATAACTCCAAGACAGAATGTAACTGTGTATAGAATGGGGAAGACAACTCGTTCCATTCTAATGCCCCCTGTACAGTTTTTGGACGATGATGAACTATCAGAAAAGTTGAAAATGTCAGAGTCCATGGCTGTAAGAGAATAAATTATCATATATTAGAATCACACAATATACATTAGTTTTCAGTGCATTGACTCGCAAGAAAAGTACattaagtcattaaaaaaaaaaaatacataaaccactttagccccgggcctgtttttcagagtcggtgtttacgagactaaaacatatttttttgctagaaaattacttaaaacccccaaacattatatattttttttctaacacccta
The sequence above is drawn from the Rana temporaria chromosome 4, aRanTem1.1, whole genome shotgun sequence genome and encodes:
- the LOC120936663 gene encoding P2Y purinoceptor 13-like — encoded protein: MDSDIFNFSDSSSSSKNCTGGIRMERVVFPILYTVTFCLGVIMNSLSVCIFCKVPTNSVFIVYLKNTVAADIIMTLALPFKIVTDSELAPWQVKVFVCRCSAVVFYSAMYVNIILLGLIGLDRFLKIVQPYKRGCMDRLRIAKWISLSVWIGIFGLSMPNMLLNSTKATPENVNRCSNLKTPLGIGWHKAVTYISQLIFWSVLISMTVFYTIISKKVYESYVKSHSKDKASRKNTKAKVFVVVIVFFLCFAPYHFTRVPYTFSQGGIITDCNIDRNLFLSKESTLWLAATNVFMDPFIYVVLCKPFRKLIPGFSSPGNSSQETPFNESTM